The DNA window CAGGCCTGGGCCAGGCCGGCCTTGCCTTCCGGCGTCGCGGCGGCCTGCTTCCAGGCGTTGCGGCTGGAATCGATGCCGGTCTGGAACGCGGCGCGCTGGGCTTCCGGCACCTTGTCGGCCAGGCAGGCGGCGATCTTGTTGAGGTAGTCGTCGCACTCGGCGACGCCGACGCTGTCGGCGGCCGGAGCGGCAGCCGCGGCCGGATCGGTGGCGGCCGGGGTCGCGGCCGGAGCCGAGGCGTCGGCGGCCGGAGCGGCGGCGGCATCGGCGGCCGGAGCCGTCGCAGTGTCGGCGGCCGGGGCGGCGTCGGCCGGCTTGTCGGCCGGCTTGTTGCAGGCGGCCAGCACCAGAGTGATGGCGGCAGCCAGGAACAGGGTGTTGAACTTCATCGCGGACTCCATGTGGCGGTGAGTGAATCGGGTGGCGGCTCCATTGCCATGCCTGGGCGGCGCCTTCCCGCGTGTCGTGGATCTAAGGTCACGACCGGGCAACGTGATACACGACCTGAACGAGACGAGTGTTACAAATGTGTAAAAACGCGCCAGTCGCGGCCGTCGAAGGCCTCCAGCGGGCGGAACCGGCGCTTGTAGTCCATCTTCGGATGGCCGGCGATCCAGTACCCGAGGTACAGGTGGCCGCGGCGCTCGCGCCGGGCCCATTCGATCTGGCGCAGGATCGCCAGCGTGCCCAGGCCACGGTCGGCGTGGTCGGGGTCGTAGAAGGTGTAGACCGCCGACAGCGCGTGCTCGACCACGTCGGTGACCGCGACCGCAAGCAGGCGGCCGTGGCCGGGTTCGCGCAGTTCCAGGAAGCGGTTTTCGCTCCAACTGCCGATCAGGAACTGGTCGAACTCGATCGCGCCGTGACCGTCCATGCCGCCGCCGGCATGACGCGAGGCGAGGTAGCGCTTGTAGAGATTCAATTGCTCGGTGGTGCGCTCGGCGGCGTGGACGCGCATCTCGACGGCGGCATTGCGCGCCAGGCAGCGGCGCTGGCTGCGGTCGGGAACGAAGCGCTCGACCGGAATGCGCACCGCGACACAGGCGCGGCAGGCGGCGCAGTGAGGCCGGTAGACGATGTCCCCGGAGCGGCGGAAACCCCAGCCCAGGGCGTGCGGGTACCAGTCGCGCAGGCGCGGATCGCGCGGGTCCAGCACCAGGTCGCGGGCGGTACGTTCCGGCCAGTAGCCGCAGGCGTGCTCGCCGGTGTGGAACAGGCGGAGGTCGTCGCTGTCCGGCTGCGGTTGCGTGCCCATGCGACCAGCATAGCGCCGCCCGCACGCGCCGCGCATGGCCTGCGTCGCTGTCTTGCGACTGAACCCCGCCGGGACCGTGTCAACCGCCGTCCGGCGCGGGCGTTGATCCGTCTATCGGCGCCGCGGTGGCGCCTGTCGCAGGAGTCAACGCATGAACCGTTCCTCCCTCTACGTCGCCGCGCTGGCGGCGTTCGTGTTCGCCGGCGCGGCCGTGGCCGTGCCTTCCGCCGACGCAGCCGCGCAGCAGGGGCCGCGGAGCCGGCTGGACGCCAACCAGGACGGCGTGATCAGCCGTGAGGAAGCGGCCAAGCTTCCGCGCCTGGCGGAGAATTTCGACCGTTTGGACAAGAACCGCGACGGCAAGCTGGACGCGAGCGAGCGTCCGCAGCGCCGCGGCGGGCGAGAGCACGGTGGCCGCCACGGCGGTCCGGGCGGCGTCGGCGCGCTCGACGCCGACGGCGACGGACGCATCAGCCGCGCCGAAGCGGGCAAGTTTCCGCGCCTGGGCGAGTCCTTCGATCGCATCGACCGCAACCGCGACGGCTATCTGGTACGCAGCGAACTGCGCGCCCATCACGAAGCCGAGCGTCCCAAGCACGAGGCCGAGCGCGCCAAGCGCTTCGACGAACACTTCGCCGCGGCCGATCTCAACCGCGACGGCAAGCTGAGCAAGATCGAAGTCGAAGAGAAGATGCCGCGGCTGGCGCGCAGCTTCGCCTTCTACGACGAAGACCGCGACGGCTTCCTGACCCGGGCCGATCTCAAGCCGATGCCGCATCGCTGACATCGCCGCAGACACGGCCGCCGCGACGACCGTCGCATGCCGCAGGCGACCGGGCATGCACCCCCTTGGGCGCGCTCAGCGCGCCCGCTTTTTTTTTGCGAATGCGCGCGCTGCGCTTTTTTGAACGTGCAGCGCGCGACGCGCGGTTCCCCACTCGCCGTCGGATGCATACACCGGCCTTCGCCGAGCGCGTGCCGTTGCCGAGGCGCGCTCGGCCTCAGCCGAAGCGCCCGGCGTGGTGCAGCGCGTAGAGCACGGCGGCGACCATCACGGCCGAACTCCAGGCCATCGCCTGCGGCCCCAGTATCC is part of the Lysobacter firmicutimachus genome and encodes:
- a CDS encoding arginyltransferase is translated as MGTQPQPDSDDLRLFHTGEHACGYWPERTARDLVLDPRDPRLRDWYPHALGWGFRRSGDIVYRPHCAACRACVAVRIPVERFVPDRSQRRCLARNAAVEMRVHAAERTTEQLNLYKRYLASRHAGGGMDGHGAIEFDQFLIGSWSENRFLELREPGHGRLLAVAVTDVVEHALSAVYTFYDPDHADRGLGTLAILRQIEWARRERRGHLYLGYWIAGHPKMDYKRRFRPLEAFDGRDWRVFTHL
- a CDS encoding EF-hand domain-containing protein codes for the protein MNRSSLYVAALAAFVFAGAAVAVPSADAAAQQGPRSRLDANQDGVISREEAAKLPRLAENFDRLDKNRDGKLDASERPQRRGGREHGGRHGGPGGVGALDADGDGRISRAEAGKFPRLGESFDRIDRNRDGYLVRSELRAHHEAERPKHEAERAKRFDEHFAAADLNRDGKLSKIEVEEKMPRLARSFAFYDEDRDGFLTRADLKPMPHR